The following DNA comes from Balaenoptera ricei isolate mBalRic1 chromosome 7, mBalRic1.hap2, whole genome shotgun sequence.
AGGCATTTGTAGCCAAATATATTGCTTTTCTGCTTGGGCTGATACTGATTCCTTTCAATCTTCAACTCAGAGTGCTACATTTAAGCACCTTCTAGGTCCCTGGTGTTGATAAGAGCCTAGTCACCAGAGCAAGAAAGAGTGCTGTCTTGCCTCACAATTTCCACTTGCAATTCCTACTTTCATGTCATCCACTGTCACAGAAAGAGAATGACTAACTTGAGGACAGAGACAAGGATCTGGTTTGAATTCAATGTGAATGGTCTTAGGTTCAATATTCTTTGATGGAATCAGGACTCCTCTGGTCTAAGAGCATCTGTCAAATAGAGGAAGAGGGTTCCAATTCTGTTCACTACATCCTGCCCTTGTGAGCTAGGGCTTTCAGCATCCTCTCAGAAAAGGGACAGTCAAAATCATTTGGATGTGAAAGACAACACAATAATCACTTTTAAAAGCATgcctcagacttccctggtggcgcagtggttaagaatccgcctgccaatgcaggggacacgggttcgagccctggtccgggaagatcccacatgccgcggagcaactaagcccgtgcgccacaactactgagcttgtgctctagagcccgcgagccacaactactgagcccgcgtgccacaactactgaagcccacacgcctagagcccatgctccacaacaagagaagccaccacaatgaaaagaccGCGCACCACAGCgcgcaaagagtagcccccgctcaccgccactagagaaagcctgcgcgcagtaacgaagacccaacgcagccaaaaataaataaataaaataaataaatttattttaaaaaagcatgtcTCAAAATCCAGCTTGTAATTCACACCAAAAAATAGAAGCCTTCTCACTGGAAATTGAATtggctaacattttattttatttgcccaATCTGGGCTTCTATAACAATCTTCAGGAAACAGCCATTAATCCtggcataaaaaaaataaagctgagcAAGTCAGAGTAAAAAtcatttgtatattctttcaCTGAaggaaatgcatttccaatacattactctttttttaagtacattgGAAGGTTGAACCAGGATCTGACCAATCTGCTGTGAAGCCTGGTATCTGACCTTCACAGAAATGATAACCGATTCTACTTTTCTAAAGGATTTTCCTGAACAGGGTTAGAGTCTTGGTGTTGGAAGTAAAGTGGGTAGTAATGGTGATGAAGCTACACCAGGGTCAGATTGAGAAAtgctaatttcctttttttttcttattaagacgtatttcttcctttttttcaacatacttttttttttaagttcatacTCTGTGCCGGGCATTAGAAACACAATGGTAAGCAAAGACAACTTacatgttcattaaaaaaatttgaaaaatgagtaCAATTTAACCACTCATCATTCAAATCATTTCCAGAAAAAGTAGTTGCTGATAACAATGTTATAAACTTCTTTTCAGTCTTcttctgcatatatatttttcattaacaaTTAAATTGGAATGCTATATTTTGTTTAGaatcctgatttttttcaattatatggTATGCATTTGACAACAAAATCTTCAATAGCAAGATGTTTAAATAGCAGCATATTTCATTGTTACTGATTTAGTCATTTCCCTTATCATGTTTCACTATTCAACACTACATTCTTGTACACAAATCCGTGCTTGTCCCTGATTATTTCCAAAGAGTAAATTCCTGAGAGAGGAATTACTAGGTCATACAGCACAAATACTGTTAacacttttggatttttttccccaaactgacCTCTAGAAAGCTCGTAATAATTTACATTCTTGCCTGCCTTCTCACTTCCTCACCAACACGTTCATTTTCcccaatgttttaaaattttgttaaaaaaacaatGGCACCTTTTTATTGCTATATTTTGCATTTCATTGCCAAAAAAGTTGACTATTTTTTCATatacttactgtttttttttagttcttgatTTAAAATGCTTGGCCCATAACAGAAGCCTATTTTTCTATTAGTTGTTAgatcttttccttatttatttatgagatctctttatataataaatttattgtatattgtaaatgtttttcttcatgTTCCTTCAAactttattcatatatattttttaattcaatgagGATATACATCTtcatatttatctattttccCTTTTGTGGTTTCTTTCCTTGTTTATTGCTTATAAAGTCCTCCCTTCACCCAAGTTAAGGTAAATATTACAAGAGATTCGAGAAGATTATATGATGGGAGACTTTTACCTTTTCCAGCTAAATGAAGTCTTCCCATGTTTCCTAATCATTCATTAGGCAATAaatagaatgaattttttttttttttttttggcccagcAGCgccgcttgtgggatcttagttccccgcccaGGGATCCAGCCCAGGCCCACCGGCAGGAAAgccctgagtcctaaccactagatagccggggaattccctataaagaattaattttaaactcACATCCGTAATTAGTTCCATAGCATGATTCCACACGTCTCCTTAATCCCCACCTCGGACACAGTATCTCTGGCTCTAAATTTTCCCTTTAGTTTACAAATAGTGGTTCATCATCCACCGCTTCTCCACAACTTTTCTTAGAACTCTCCTCTCTCCACTCTCCCTCGCGGTTTAAATTTCACCCACAGCtacatttcctttgctttgcaactTCACGCTCTCCTAAGCCCGCCTCTGGCCCCCTGGCTCCCGACCCCAGGTTACGCCAGCTTCTAAGGATCCCTCGCTCTGAGTACCGTAGCCCAGGGGCCTGCTCACGCACCTAGATGCAGGAGCTCGGTCGCGATGGCCTTTCCGATGCCCGTACCCCCGCCGGTGACGATGGCCACTTGGTGCTGCATCAAGCCTGCTGCCAGGCAGCTTTTGCCCTTGACCTAAGAACTCACGGCTACGGGACATTTGAGTGATGAAGCTTCCGCCAGGTTAAGTCACTGGGTCCACGCCGCCTTTTAAATATGCCGGAGAGAGGGCTCACGTCCACGTGACCGCCcgggccccgccccaccccgtccCGCCCCGCCCCATCCCGTCCGCTCGCGCTGCCTCGCGTCGCCCCGCCCCTGTCCATCGCCCCGCCTCACCCCGCGCGGCCGCCTCAGGGGCTCTCTATTCTCCCAGCGCAGAACCGCTCCCCCAAGGCGGCGTCCTCACCGTCCAAACTGTCCGCCTGCCTATCTCCCCGGCATGTGTAGGTGAGACTCTTtgttccttgtgtgtgtgtgtgtgtgtgtgtgtgtgtgtgtgtgtgtgttatttcgATGCTGTtgggaaagggaagaagacaAAAAGCGGGATTGTGctctattttgaaaaattcaatcCTCAGTGCCATAACTCTCAcggttaattaaaattaaatctccAGTGCATCTGGGTAAAGAGAGGCTGCAGCTCGGGAGCCTCCCGTATTGCCTCCTTGCTGCGCCCGCCCGCGTTGGAAGTCCAGCGATGCTCTGGCTCCAGCTGCTGTgtgcagctggctgggagggaaagGGGCAACCTTAGCTGAGGGCGGAGAAATCCGGCTTCATCCTCCGGAAGGGATGCGaatgagagggggaggggggaaatgcAATTGTAGTTACCCAGAGAACCAAGGTAATAACTGATTTTTAGAAAAAACTCGAGCCCACCTCCACCTCATCTCCCTCTCCTCACCGAGgaatgaagggaagaaggaaCCTTTACCAGATTTGAGATCTGATACATTTCAGCTGGGCTGCATAAATTGATGAGTCCAAAAGAGGACCTTTCCTCGAAGGGTGTATGCTTCTTGCAAGAACGCAGCTGTAGGTGTGTGTTTGAGATCCTACCCTCTAGTTCATTCCTTATGCAGGGGAGCAAGCCTCCTGAGGGTGGGGGAAATTTCTCATCCGTGTTTTGGTGCCCATTAACAGTGATTTATTATTCAAATTCTCCATCTTGCTTCCTGCTGTCAGCCCACCAGAGTGGAATTACACCTGGACTAGCCTGGGGAGACTTTGCCTGAGAACTTGACAAATCTAGGGAATGTGTCAGGTGCTGTGGTCTTAACAATCCAGGCAGGATCATGTTTCTAAGTCTGTTGTCAgagtgttgcaggaagggggaccctttCCAgagcccgagagtgggctcttgtctaacactcggaaaggAATTGTTggaggagacacatgtgctgacaaagcaagagattttATTGGGAAGGGGTTCCCCGGGCAGAGACCagtagggtaagggaacccaggaggactgctccaccacgtggctcacagtctcagggTTTTAccgtgatggggttagtttccagtTTGTCCCTGGCCAAtcgttctgactcagggtccttcctggtggctcccgcatcactcagccaagatggattccagcgagaaggaatctgggaggttggtaggacatatggactgatgtctcctctctccttttgacctttcctgaattcttccagttggtggCAGCTTGTTAGATCtgcattccttaccaggacctcctgtttaagataactcatgcaagtggttactcttgggcctggccagggtgggtggtttcagtcagtggttcccctaacaagAGTACTGTATTTTCCCCTGCAAGgtattaaaataatgtaaaaacaaacaaatgccaTCATTCTTTTGTTGGGTCCACCACCGAGTTAGAGTGAATTGGAAATGGATCTGGTTGAGGGTGGAATCAGACATCACTTCCTCCCTGTTTCTCCATCCCCCTGCCCTCCTCTGACCTCCTTTGAGAAACACCTACCCCTCTATCTTTGTTGCTGACAGATTCCAATCAACACTGCTTAAAGAAGGGAAGCTATCTCTTCCACTTCTCATTTGCTGGATAGTTTATCAAGGAATCACTTCTACTAACTCAGTTCTAAGAGGTTTCTTATTCCGAAAAATTCCAGGCTTTCTTTCttgggaggaaggaacactttaaatttctttcaaaggTACTTTTATTGAAGATCTAATTAAATGTGATGTGTGACCTGGTCTGGACGTGTGGATTCACGGAACTCTGCCAGGGCGGGTCAACATGGGCCTGGTTGTACTGCAGCTTCTGTGTGGTGGCTGAGTGGCCTCAGAGAGGGATTCTGCAGTCCTCCAGTGAAAAGGCGACTGGACTGGCTTCAAGCCAGTTTTGCTTGCTGAGTGACAAGGAGCCATTCCTCAGCCTCAAGGAAGTTTCACTATGAGCCGTCAGAAAGCTCTTTCTCACTGTCCAAAGAGAGCCTGTGATTAAGGGAGATGTGGCGTCTCTTCAAGAGAtcttttgttaaaaagaaaaaggcatgtcCTCTCTGCCCCTGCCTCTGACCTCAGTCAGGGTTTGAATGTCTGCTAACCCCAAGAGGCCTGGAGGCACAACAGTAGTTCCGCCTCTTGAAGGCTCTTTGTTTCCAGATTTGAGCTCTGACTCCTGGTTGAGCCCTCTCTTCTCAGGGCATCCGTGCCCTGCTGCAATGACTGTCCCTTTGGCCAAATCAAATGCTACCTGGCACTCTGCATCACTGCCCCCTTTGTCCTGGGGAAAAAGGCATCACCATGGCTATGATCTTTCCACATTCCCGCTCTGTCATAGCCCATCAGCACTCCCTCCCTCCGTTCATCTTCTGAGCTGCTCTTGCTGCTCACCcatcttcccacccctcccccaccccatctgcCTAGTAACTTCATTTTCTCCCCTTCACGAAGCAGCTGCTGGCTCAGACTGACAGGGGCCTGTGGGATTCTCAACATTGAGACAGAATCTCGGTGCTGAAGGAATATCAGTGAGGCATATCTAGCCCCGCCTGCCTTGATGTAAAAGCAGTCCTGAGCCAACTTATATAAGTAAGATTCTTAACCAGTTCACAATATTcggccaatatttattgagcactcaattatttattaagtcatgtgccaggtactattctagacATGGGGGTTACAGTACAGTGAACAAGACGGTTAGGTGTCCCTGCCTTGGTAGAGTTTATGTTCTAGGATGTACACATGTTGGTAGTTGGGAGTGGAAGGGGTATGTGTGCCGTGAGAGGTAGGACAATAAGTAAACAAAAGATCAGACAATAAAGATCAGATCTAACAGCTCTTACACTAAAGCTGCTCAAGCTTCTTATAACCAACTACCTTCACTACTGGGAAATATTTCCTCTGTAGACAGTCAGATGCTCCCCAGATGATGACCCAGCCTCAGTGTGGGA
Coding sequences within:
- the PECR gene encoding peroxisomal trans-2-enoyl-CoA reductase isoform X3 yields the protein MSRSREFLGQGQKLPGSRLDAAPSGHRHRRGYGHRKGHRDRAPASRHSGAAREGVYNLTKSLAVERASSGIRIDCVAPVGTAVGY